A window of Rhizobium acidisoli contains these coding sequences:
- a CDS encoding YihY/virulence factor BrkB family protein, with protein sequence MPKALRTIYDVVYDAICHMVEDDGFAMASHVALSSLLAVFPFLIFGTALASFLGADQFSSTAIHLIFDTWPEAIAKPLADQVLQVLTIPRGGLLTISVLAAAYFASNGVEALRISLNRAYRVQETRPWYFTRLASLGYVLIAVIIFAAISILLVAVPLALDYARNWFPLFADTLEIVFSWRIYGTLVVLTVGLLVMHLWLPAGKRRVFDVIPGVLLTLLLWLAGALIFAYYLATFANYTATYAGLASVMIVLIFLYMVGVIFIIGAEINAALIKFRVFRMFSHTLSIVGRQRVERPSEPDKAANIGP encoded by the coding sequence ATGCCGAAGGCGCTGCGCACGATCTATGACGTGGTCTATGACGCGATCTGTCACATGGTCGAGGATGACGGCTTCGCCATGGCGAGCCACGTGGCGCTGTCGAGCCTGCTTGCGGTTTTCCCCTTCCTGATCTTCGGTACAGCGCTGGCAAGCTTCCTCGGCGCCGATCAATTTTCCTCGACCGCCATCCATCTGATCTTCGACACCTGGCCCGAGGCGATCGCCAAGCCGCTCGCCGACCAGGTGCTGCAGGTGCTGACCATTCCGCGCGGCGGGCTGCTGACGATCTCGGTGCTGGCGGCCGCCTATTTCGCCTCGAACGGCGTCGAGGCGCTGCGCATCTCGCTCAACCGCGCCTACCGGGTGCAGGAGACGCGGCCGTGGTATTTCACCCGTCTCGCCAGCCTCGGCTATGTGCTGATCGCGGTGATCATCTTTGCGGCGATCAGCATTCTGCTGGTCGCCGTGCCGCTGGCGCTCGACTATGCCAGGAACTGGTTTCCGCTGTTTGCCGATACGCTCGAGATCGTCTTCAGCTGGCGCATCTACGGCACGCTCGTCGTGCTGACCGTCGGGCTGCTGGTCATGCATCTCTGGCTGCCGGCTGGCAAGCGGCGGGTCTTCGACGTCATTCCGGGCGTGCTGCTGACCCTGCTGCTCTGGCTCGCCGGGGCGCTGATCTTTGCCTATTATCTCGCGACCTTCGCCAACTACACCGCCACCTATGCCGGTCTCGCCTCGGTCATGATCGTACTGATCTTCCTCTATATGGTCGGCGTCATCTTCATCATCGGCGCCGAGATCAATGCGGCGCTGATCAAGTTCCGCGTCTTCCGGATGTTTTCCCACACGCTTTCGATCGTCGGCAGGCAGCGTGTCGAAAGGCCATCAGAGCCCGACAAGGCGGCGAATATCGGCCCCTGA
- a CDS encoding SDR family oxidoreductase produces MAAERSIVVTGCSSGIGAHCARALKADGWRVFATVRKPEDLPALEADGIEAFLMDYARPETISALVDTVLQRSGSRIDALFNNGAYGQPGAVEDLSTATLRAQFEANFFGWHELTRQVIPAMRTYGRGRIVQCSSILGVVPYRYRGAYTASKFALEGLSITLRMELQGSGIHVSLIEPGPIATRFTTNALAKIREHIDVENSPHAADYVRQLARLDGSGPVNRHKLGPEAVYSVLKHALNSKNPRPHYPVTTPAKQGMFLKRLLPADLFYRLMRWTD; encoded by the coding sequence ATGGCGGCAGAGCGCAGCATCGTCGTGACCGGATGCTCGTCCGGTATCGGTGCGCATTGCGCGCGGGCGCTGAAAGCCGATGGATGGCGCGTCTTCGCAACGGTGCGCAAACCGGAAGATTTGCCGGCGCTGGAAGCCGACGGCATCGAAGCCTTCCTGATGGATTATGCCAGGCCCGAGACGATTTCCGCGCTGGTCGACACCGTCTTGCAACGCAGCGGCAGCCGCATCGACGCGCTCTTCAACAATGGCGCCTACGGCCAGCCGGGCGCCGTCGAGGATCTTTCGACGGCAACGCTGCGCGCCCAGTTCGAGGCGAATTTCTTCGGCTGGCACGAATTGACGCGGCAGGTGATCCCGGCAATGCGCACATACGGCCGGGGACGGATCGTGCAATGCTCGTCCATTCTCGGCGTCGTGCCCTATCGCTATCGCGGCGCCTATACCGCCTCCAAGTTCGCGCTCGAAGGCCTCAGCATCACCCTGCGCATGGAGCTGCAGGGCAGCGGCATCCATGTGAGCCTGATCGAGCCCGGACCGATCGCGACGCGTTTCACCACCAACGCACTCGCCAAGATCCGCGAGCATATCGACGTCGAGAATTCACCGCACGCGGCCGACTATGTCAGGCAACTGGCAAGACTCGACGGATCGGGCCCGGTCAACCGCCACAAGCTTGGCCCGGAGGCGGTCTATTCCGTCTTGAAACACGCATTGAACTCGAAAAATCCGAGGCCACATTATCCTGTAACGACACCGGCCAAGCAGGGCATGTTCCTGAAGCGGCTGCTTCCGGCAGACCTCTTCTACCGCCTGATGCGCTGGACGGACTGA
- a CDS encoding twin transmembrane helix small protein, protein MSTVTYILAIIVMGCVALVLIRGLFNMMKGGDANRSNKLMQLRVLLQAIAIFLIMLTLWITGGGRPT, encoded by the coding sequence ATGTCCACGGTCACCTATATCCTCGCGATCATCGTCATGGGCTGCGTCGCCCTGGTCCTGATCCGCGGCCTCTTCAACATGATGAAGGGCGGCGACGCCAATCGCTCCAACAAGCTGATGCAGCTGCGCGTCCTGTTACAGGCAATCGCCATCTTCCTGATCATGCTGACACTCTGGATCACCGGCGGAGGCCGGCCGACGTGA
- a CDS encoding cob(I)yrinic acid a,c-diamide adenosyltransferase: protein MVKLNKIYTKTGDDGTTGLVSGPRRAKDDLRVEAYGTIDEANSAIGLARLHTSGLPELDAMLMSIQNDLFDLGADLATPDTGEPPAYEPLRIVEKQVDRVERDIDQLNAGLQPLTSFVLPGGSPAAAQLHLARTIARRAERLMVALARTDGEIVSEPARKYVNRLSDFLFVAARHANDRGHADVLWVPGKNR from the coding sequence ATGGTAAAACTCAACAAGATCTACACCAAAACCGGCGACGACGGCACGACCGGGCTGGTGTCCGGCCCGCGCCGGGCAAAGGACGATCTGCGCGTCGAGGCCTATGGCACGATCGACGAGGCCAATTCCGCCATCGGCCTGGCGCGGCTGCACACATCAGGCCTGCCCGAACTCGACGCCATGCTGATGTCGATCCAGAACGATCTCTTCGATCTCGGCGCCGATCTCGCCACCCCCGATACCGGCGAGCCGCCGGCCTATGAACCGCTGCGGATCGTCGAGAAGCAGGTCGACCGCGTCGAGCGCGATATCGACCAGCTGAACGCTGGCCTGCAGCCGCTGACGTCCTTCGTCCTGCCGGGCGGCAGCCCGGCCGCCGCGCAGCTGCATCTGGCCCGCACTATTGCGCGGCGCGCCGAGCGTTTGATGGTAGCGCTTGCCCGCACCGACGGCGAAATCGTCAGCGAACCGGCGAGGAAATATGTCAACCGGCTCTCCGATTTCCTCTTCGTCGCCGCGCGTCATGCAAATGATCGAGGCCATGCGGATGTGCTTTGGGTTCCGGGAAAAAACAGATAG
- a CDS encoding rhomboid family intramembrane serine protease: MFIPFHDANTLKHIKVQWVTLSLIALNIAVWLFTSLESEQAAQATTVGLGYIPAIAFGDAVLAQGLEIVPEPLTYLTYAFVHSGFWHLASNMIFLWVFGDNVEDAMGHLRFLIFYLLCAAAGALCHGLLTMTSQAPLVGASGAISGVIAAYVLLHPRVKVWVLVFFRVPLPLPAFVPLLLWIGQQFFMLAVAPDGDVSWGAHVGGILAGALLILVLRRPGVPLFDREIVTPRAVRSDPGAGPAIAVDAAGRKVQRLAWGRRRQEY; the protein is encoded by the coding sequence ATGTTCATACCTTTTCATGACGCCAATACGCTGAAACATATCAAGGTGCAGTGGGTGACGCTCTCACTGATCGCGCTGAATATCGCGGTCTGGCTTTTTACCAGCCTGGAGAGCGAGCAGGCAGCCCAGGCAACGACCGTCGGGCTCGGCTATATCCCGGCGATCGCCTTTGGCGATGCGGTGCTGGCGCAGGGGCTGGAAATCGTGCCGGAGCCGCTGACTTACCTCACCTATGCCTTCGTCCATTCCGGCTTCTGGCATCTGGCCTCCAACATGATCTTCCTCTGGGTCTTCGGCGACAATGTCGAGGATGCCATGGGACATCTGCGTTTCCTGATTTTCTATCTCCTGTGCGCGGCTGCCGGCGCGCTCTGCCACGGCCTGCTGACCATGACGTCGCAAGCGCCGCTGGTCGGCGCCTCGGGGGCGATTTCCGGTGTGATTGCCGCCTATGTCTTGCTGCATCCGCGCGTCAAGGTCTGGGTTCTGGTCTTCTTCCGCGTGCCGCTGCCGCTGCCGGCCTTCGTGCCGCTGCTTTTGTGGATCGGCCAGCAATTCTTCATGCTGGCGGTCGCACCCGACGGCGACGTTTCCTGGGGCGCGCATGTCGGCGGCATTCTTGCCGGAGCGCTTCTGATCTTGGTGTTGCGCCGGCCGGGTGTGCCGCTCTTCGACCGGGAAATCGTCACACCCCGGGCTGTGCGAAGCGATCCCGGCGCCGGTCCGGCCATCGCCGTCGACGCAGCCGGGCGCAAGGTTCAACGCCTTGCCTGGGGGCGGCGCCGACAAGAATATTGA
- a CDS encoding electron transfer flavoprotein subunit beta/FixA family protein yields the protein MKILVPVKRVVDYNVKIRVKPDGSGVELANVKMSMNPFDEISVEEALRLKEAGRCEEVVVVSIGPAKAEETLRTALAMGADRAILVETDDQVEPLAVAKILKGVADAEQPGLVIVGKQAIDDDSNQTGQMLAALLGSAQATFASKIEIGDGKAQVTREVDGGLQTIEIKLPAVVTSDLRLNEPRYASLPNIMKAKKKPLDKKSPADFGVSTTPRLKVLKTEEPSGRKAGVKVKSVAELIDKLKNEAGVL from the coding sequence ATGAAGATTCTCGTCCCAGTCAAACGGGTTGTCGACTACAACGTGAAGATCCGGGTGAAACCGGATGGTTCCGGTGTCGAGCTTGCCAATGTGAAGATGTCGATGAACCCGTTCGACGAGATCTCGGTGGAAGAGGCGCTGCGGCTGAAGGAGGCCGGCAGGTGTGAGGAAGTGGTGGTGGTCTCGATCGGCCCTGCCAAGGCCGAGGAGACGCTGAGGACGGCGCTTGCCATGGGCGCCGACCGGGCGATCCTGGTCGAGACCGACGATCAGGTCGAGCCGCTGGCCGTTGCCAAGATCCTCAAGGGCGTGGCCGATGCCGAACAGCCGGGTCTGGTCATCGTCGGCAAGCAGGCGATCGACGACGATTCGAACCAGACCGGCCAGATGCTGGCGGCGCTCTTGGGGTCGGCCCAGGCAACCTTCGCCTCGAAGATCGAGATCGGGGATGGCAAAGCTCAGGTGACCCGCGAGGTCGATGGCGGCCTGCAGACGATCGAGATCAAGCTGCCGGCGGTGGTCACATCGGATCTCAGACTGAACGAACCGCGTTATGCCTCGCTGCCGAACATCATGAAGGCGAAGAAGAAGCCGCTCGACAAGAAGAGCCCGGCTGACTTCGGTGTGTCCACCACGCCGCGGCTGAAGGTGCTGAAGACCGAGGAGCCCAGTGGCCGCAAGGCCGGCGTCAAGGTCAAATCGGTCGCCGAACTGATCGACAAACTGAAGAACGAAGCCGGCGTGCTTTAA
- a CDS encoding electron transfer flavoprotein subunit alpha/FixB family protein: protein MTILLLADHDNVSLSDQTAKALTAASQIGSDIHVLVAGKGAKAAADAAAKLSGVSKVLLAESDALANNLAEPLADLIVSLAGSYDTIVSAATSVGKNVLPRVAALLDVAQVSEIIEVVSPDTFKRPIYAGNAIQTVQASDAKKVITVRTASFASAAEGGSASVEAIPAVSDPGLSRFVKDALSASDRPELTSAKIILSGGRALGSAEKFKEVILPLADKLGAAVGASRAAVDAGYAPNDWQVGQTGKVVAPQLYIAAGISGAIQHLAGMKDSKVIVAINKDEEAPIFQVADYGLVADLFEALPELEKAL from the coding sequence ATGACCATTCTTCTTCTGGCCGACCACGACAATGTCAGCCTCTCCGACCAGACCGCCAAGGCGCTGACGGCAGCAAGCCAGATCGGCTCCGATATCCATGTGCTGGTTGCCGGCAAGGGCGCCAAGGCTGCGGCCGATGCGGCTGCCAAACTCTCCGGCGTCTCCAAGGTATTGCTGGCCGAAAGCGACGCGCTTGCCAACAATCTGGCCGAACCGCTTGCCGACCTGATCGTCTCGCTGGCCGGCTCTTATGACACCATCGTCTCGGCCGCCACCTCGGTCGGCAAGAACGTGCTGCCGCGGGTGGCTGCCCTGCTCGATGTCGCCCAGGTCTCCGAGATCATCGAGGTCGTCAGCCCCGATACCTTCAAGCGGCCGATCTATGCCGGCAATGCCATCCAGACGGTACAGGCCAGTGATGCCAAGAAGGTGATCACCGTGCGCACCGCCTCCTTCGCTTCGGCAGCCGAAGGTGGCTCCGCCTCTGTCGAGGCAATCCCGGCGGTCTCCGATCCCGGCCTGTCGCGTTTCGTCAAGGACGCGCTGTCGGCCTCCGACCGGCCGGAACTGACCTCGGCGAAGATCATCCTCTCCGGCGGCCGGGCACTCGGTTCGGCGGAAAAATTCAAGGAAGTCATCCTGCCGCTTGCCGACAAGCTCGGTGCTGCCGTCGGTGCAAGCCGCGCGGCCGTCGATGCCGGTTATGCGCCGAACGACTGGCAGGTCGGCCAGACCGGCAAGGTCGTCGCTCCGCAGCTTTATATCGCTGCCGGCATCTCGGGTGCCATCCAGCATCTGGCCGGCATGAAGGATAGCAAGGTGATCGTCGCGATCAACAAGGACGAGGAGGCGCCGATCTTCCAGGTTGCCGACTATGGCCTCGTCGCCGATCTGTTCGAAGCCCTGCCGGAATTGGAAAAGGCGCTTTAA
- a CDS encoding 3-hydroxybutyryl-CoA dehydrogenase — MNAVLKNIGIIGAGQMGCGIAHVSAAAGYRVHIYDLSQDRIESGLATINGNLARLVTNSKMTEEERKSTLSLITGSSDVNDLAPSDLVIEAATEDETVKRKIYAQVCPVLKPEALLATNTSSLSITRLAAATDRPERFMGIHFMNPVPVMKLVELVRGIATDEKTFSAAKEFVGTLEKTITVAEDFPAFIVNRILLPMINEAIYTLYEGVGTVDAIDTAMKLGANHPMGPLQLADFIGLDTCLSIMQVLHDGLADSKYRPCPLLVKYVEAGWLGRKSGRGFYDYRGEVPVPTR; from the coding sequence ATGAATGCGGTGTTGAAGAATATTGGTATTATCGGTGCCGGCCAGATGGGCTGCGGCATCGCGCATGTTTCGGCCGCCGCAGGTTACAGGGTTCACATCTACGATCTCTCACAGGATCGCATCGAGTCCGGCCTTGCCACGATCAACGGCAACCTGGCTCGTCTGGTGACGAACAGCAAGATGACCGAAGAGGAGCGCAAGTCGACCTTGTCGCTCATCACAGGCTCGTCCGATGTCAATGATCTCGCCCCCTCCGATCTCGTCATCGAGGCCGCCACCGAAGATGAAACGGTCAAGCGCAAGATCTATGCGCAGGTTTGTCCGGTCCTGAAGCCGGAAGCGCTGCTTGCCACCAACACCTCTTCCCTTTCCATCACCCGGCTTGCTGCCGCCACCGACCGCCCCGAACGCTTCATGGGCATTCATTTCATGAACCCGGTGCCGGTGATGAAGCTGGTCGAACTGGTGCGCGGCATCGCGACCGATGAGAAGACCTTCTCGGCCGCCAAGGAATTCGTCGGCACGCTGGAAAAGACCATCACCGTCGCCGAGGATTTCCCGGCCTTCATCGTCAACCGCATCCTTCTGCCGATGATCAACGAGGCGATCTACACGCTCTATGAAGGCGTCGGCACGGTCGACGCCATCGACACGGCGATGAAACTCGGCGCCAACCATCCGATGGGACCGCTGCAGCTTGCCGATTTCATCGGCCTCGACACCTGCCTTTCGATCATGCAGGTGCTGCATGACGGCCTGGCGGACTCGAAATACCGCCCCTGCCCGCTGCTGGTGAAGTATGTCGAGGCCGGCTGGCTCGGGCGCAAGTCCGGCCGCGGCTTCTACGACTATCGCGGCGAAGTGCCGGTTCCGACGCGGTAA
- the tlpA gene encoding thiol:disulfide interchange protein TlpA — protein MTTKKSLGLPSVKWIAIAAVAGVVAGAAAVYVKETGIGNGGGETASVECKLARDRIASVTPLMKGQVAAMVAAYEPRKLTAVSFNGPDGKPLTLDHFAGKTVLLNLWATWCVPCREEMPALNALEKEMGSDKFQVVPVNIDSGDDDKPKTFLAETGVDALQLYRDNTIAVFNSLKKEGLAMGLPVTLLIDDKGCLISAMNGPAAWDSADAKALIKGVVGS, from the coding sequence ATGACGACAAAGAAATCCCTTGGGCTGCCATCCGTGAAATGGATCGCGATAGCCGCCGTTGCGGGCGTCGTTGCCGGTGCGGCAGCGGTATACGTGAAGGAGACGGGGATTGGCAATGGCGGCGGTGAAACGGCGTCAGTCGAATGCAAGCTGGCCCGGGATCGCATCGCCAGCGTCACACCGCTGATGAAGGGGCAGGTGGCCGCCATGGTCGCCGCCTATGAGCCACGCAAGCTGACGGCGGTCTCCTTCAACGGGCCGGACGGCAAGCCGCTGACGCTCGATCATTTTGCCGGCAAGACCGTGCTCCTTAATCTCTGGGCGACATGGTGCGTGCCCTGCCGCGAGGAGATGCCGGCGCTGAACGCGCTCGAAAAGGAAATGGGCAGCGACAAGTTCCAGGTGGTGCCCGTCAATATCGACAGCGGCGACGACGACAAGCCGAAGACCTTCCTGGCCGAGACCGGCGTCGATGCGCTGCAGCTCTATCGCGACAATACAATTGCAGTGTTCAACAGCTTGAAGAAGGAGGGTCTCGCCATGGGGCTGCCGGTGACGCTGTTAATCGACGACAAGGGATGCCTGATTTCAGCAATGAACGGGCCGGCTGCCTGGGACAGCGCCGATGCCAAGGCCCTGATCAAGGGTGTGGTCGGTTCCTGA
- the argH gene encoding argininosuccinate lyase encodes MADTTDTKSSNQMWGGRFASGPDAIMEEINASIGFDKKLFAQDIRGSIAHATMLAHQGIISAEDKDKIVHGLNTILSEIESGNFEFSRRLEDIHMNIEARLATLIGPAAGRLHTARSRNDQVALDFRLWVKEELEKTEKMLTGLIAAFLDRADEHAESVMPGFTHLQTAQPVTFGHHCMAYVEMFGRDRSRVRHAIEHLDESPIGAAALAGTGYPIDRHMTAKALGFREPTRNSIDTVSDRDFAIEFLSIAAITGMHLSRLAEEIVIWSTPQFGFVRLSDAFSTGSSIMPQKKNPDAAELVRAKTGRINGSLVALLTIMKGLPLAYSKDMQEDKEQVFDAAESLELAIAAMTGMVRDMTVNTARMKAAAGSGFSTATDLADWLVREAGLPFRDAHHVTGRAVALAEGKGCDLAELPLADLQAIHASITDKVYDVLTVEASVASRKSFGGTAPSEVRRQIAFWRARN; translated from the coding sequence ATGGCCGACACCACGGATACCAAATCTTCAAACCAGATGTGGGGCGGGCGCTTCGCCTCCGGCCCGGACGCGATCATGGAGGAGATAAATGCCTCGATCGGTTTCGACAAGAAGCTTTTCGCGCAGGATATCCGCGGTTCGATCGCCCACGCGACCATGCTCGCCCATCAGGGCATCATATCGGCCGAGGATAAGGACAAGATCGTTCACGGGCTAAACACGATCCTGTCAGAAATCGAAAGCGGCAATTTCGAATTTTCGCGCCGGCTCGAAGACATCCATATGAATATCGAAGCGCGCCTGGCGACGCTGATCGGACCGGCCGCCGGCCGGCTGCACACCGCCCGCTCGCGCAACGACCAGGTCGCGCTCGATTTCCGCCTCTGGGTCAAGGAAGAGCTCGAAAAGACCGAGAAGATGCTGACCGGTCTGATCGCCGCCTTCCTCGACCGCGCCGACGAGCATGCCGAAAGCGTCATGCCGGGCTTCACCCATCTGCAGACCGCCCAGCCCGTGACCTTCGGCCATCACTGCATGGCCTATGTCGAAATGTTCGGCCGCGACCGCTCGCGCGTGCGCCACGCCATCGAGCATCTGGACGAAAGTCCGATCGGCGCGGCCGCCCTTGCCGGCACCGGTTATCCGATCGACCGCCATATGACCGCCAAGGCGCTGGGTTTCCGCGAGCCGACCCGCAACTCCATCGACACCGTCTCCGACCGCGACTTCGCCATCGAGTTCCTGTCGATCGCCGCGATCACCGGCATGCACCTGTCGCGTCTGGCCGAAGAGATCGTCATCTGGTCGACCCCGCAATTCGGTTTCGTCCGTCTCTCCGACGCCTTCTCGACCGGTTCCTCGATCATGCCGCAGAAGAAGAACCCGGATGCCGCCGAACTGGTGCGCGCCAAGACCGGCCGCATCAACGGCTCGCTGGTGGCGCTGCTGACGATCATGAAGGGCCTGCCGCTCGCCTATTCAAAGGACATGCAGGAAGACAAGGAACAGGTCTTTGACGCGGCCGAGAGCCTGGAACTGGCAATCGCCGCCATGACCGGCATGGTACGCGACATGACCGTCAACACCGCGCGCATGAAGGCTGCGGCCGGCTCCGGCTTCTCGACGGCAACCGACCTTGCCGACTGGCTGGTGCGCGAAGCGGGCCTGCCCTTCCGCGATGCCCATCACGTCACCGGTCGGGCCGTGGCGCTTGCCGAAGGCAAAGGCTGCGATCTGGCCGAACTGCCGCTCGCCGACCTGCAGGCGATCCATGCCTCGATCACCGACAAGGTTTATGACGTGCTGACCGTCGAAGCCTCGGTCGCCAGCCGCAAGAGCTTCGGCGGCACCGCACCCTCCGAAGTCCGCAGGCAGATCGCCTTCTGGCGCGCCCGCAACTGA
- the lptM gene encoding LPS translocon maturation chaperone LptM, with the protein MQKSLPHLIRLTAVLAVIGIAVAGCGRKGDLDPPSAAATKEGDVSKPTKQPGTVDKPFLLDPLL; encoded by the coding sequence ATGCAGAAGAGCTTGCCGCATCTCATCCGCCTGACGGCGGTTCTCGCCGTCATCGGCATTGCCGTTGCCGGATGCGGGCGCAAGGGCGACCTCGATCCGCCGAGTGCTGCGGCAACCAAGGAAGGTGACGTTTCCAAGCCGACGAAACAGCCGGGAACCGTCGACAAGCCCTTCCTCCTCGATCCCCTTCTTTAA
- the lysA gene encoding diaminopimelate decarboxylase, translating to MNHFEYRDGVLHAENVPVPEIAKAVGTPFYVYSTATLERHYRVFSEAFADMDSMVCYAMKANSNQAVLKTLGRLGAGIDVVSEGELRRALAAGIPASRIMFSGVGKTPQEMDFALEAGIYCFNVESEPELEILNQRAVKAGTKAPVSFRINPDVDAKTHSKISTGKKENKFGISWERARAIYAHAARLPGIEVTGIDMHIGSQITELQPFDDAFKLLHDLVATLRADGHTIDHVDIGGGLGIPYKDDNNPPPLPDAYAAIVKNQLRGLNCKIITEPGRLIVGNAGILVTEVLYVKDGGEKTFVIVDGAMNDLIRPTLYEAYHEIRPVTISAANAPRIRADVVGPVCETGDYLALDREMAMPKPGDLIAVSTAGAYGAVQAGTYNSRLLVPEVLVKGSDFHTIRPRRTYAELIGLDSVPAWLD from the coding sequence GTGAACCATTTCGAGTACCGCGACGGCGTCCTGCATGCCGAAAACGTCCCCGTTCCCGAGATCGCCAAGGCGGTCGGCACGCCCTTCTACGTCTATTCCACCGCAACGCTGGAGCGCCATTACCGGGTCTTCTCCGAAGCCTTCGCCGATATGGACTCCATGGTCTGCTACGCAATGAAGGCGAATTCGAACCAGGCCGTGCTGAAGACGCTCGGCCGCCTCGGCGCCGGCATCGACGTCGTCTCCGAAGGCGAGCTGCGCCGCGCGCTCGCCGCCGGCATCCCGGCCAGCCGCATCATGTTTTCAGGTGTCGGCAAGACGCCGCAGGAAATGGATTTCGCTCTCGAGGCCGGCATCTACTGCTTCAACGTCGAATCCGAGCCCGAGCTCGAAATCCTCAACCAGCGCGCCGTCAAGGCCGGAACGAAAGCCCCGGTCTCCTTCCGCATCAACCCCGATGTCGATGCGAAAACCCATTCGAAGATTTCGACCGGCAAGAAGGAAAACAAGTTCGGCATCTCCTGGGAGCGTGCCCGCGCCATCTATGCCCATGCCGCCAGGCTGCCGGGCATCGAGGTCACCGGCATCGACATGCATATCGGCAGCCAGATCACCGAATTGCAGCCCTTCGACGACGCCTTCAAACTGCTGCACGATCTTGTCGCGACGCTGCGCGCCGACGGCCACACGATCGATCACGTCGATATCGGCGGCGGCCTCGGTATTCCCTATAAGGACGACAACAATCCGCCGCCGCTGCCGGACGCCTATGCGGCGATCGTCAAGAACCAGCTGCGCGGCCTCAACTGCAAGATCATCACCGAGCCCGGCCGCCTGATCGTCGGCAATGCCGGCATCCTGGTCACCGAAGTCCTCTATGTGAAGGACGGCGGCGAGAAGACCTTCGTCATCGTCGACGGCGCGATGAACGATCTGATCCGCCCGACCCTTTACGAGGCCTATCACGAGATCCGCCCGGTAACGATTTCGGCGGCGAACGCCCCGCGCATCCGCGCCGACGTGGTCGGGCCGGTCTGCGAGACCGGCGATTACCTGGCGCTCGACCGCGAGATGGCGATGCCGAAGCCCGGCGACCTGATCGCCGTCAGCACGGCCGGCGCCTATGGCGCGGTGCAGGCCGGCACCTATAACAGCCGGCTGCTGGTGCCCGAGGTTCTGGTCAAAGGCAGCGATTTCCATACGATTCGCCCGCGCAGAACCTATGCCGAACTGATCGGCCTCGACTCCGTTCCCGCCTGGCTCGATTAA